From the genome of Streptococcus lutetiensis, one region includes:
- the dprA gene encoding DNA-processing protein DprA, whose amino-acid sequence MNNFELFKLKQAGLTNLNILAVLEYQKQEKKSLSLRDMAVVSKCKNPILFMEKYKDLDSKTLRKVFNQYPSISILDDDYPLELKHSYNPPVLLFYQGNIDLLKRPKIAVVGARTATQIGTKSVQKIIKELGNQFVIVSGLARGIDTSAHISALKNGGATIAVIGCGLDVYYPKENKQLQEYLGKNHLILSEYTASEAPLKYHFPKRNRIIAGLSQGVIVAEAKLRSGSLITCERALEEGRDVFAIPGNILDGKSDGCHHLIKEGAKCITSGLDVLSEYQL is encoded by the coding sequence ATGAATAACTTTGAACTATTTAAATTAAAACAAGCAGGACTAACAAATCTCAACATTCTAGCCGTTTTAGAATATCAAAAGCAAGAAAAGAAATCTCTTTCCTTGCGAGATATGGCAGTTGTGTCCAAATGTAAGAATCCTATTTTATTTATGGAAAAATACAAAGATTTGGATAGTAAAACTTTGCGAAAAGTCTTTAATCAATACCCTAGTATTTCAATACTAGATGACGACTATCCGCTGGAATTAAAACACTCTTATAATCCGCCTGTTTTGCTTTTTTATCAAGGCAATATTGATTTGCTCAAACGTCCGAAAATAGCAGTAGTAGGAGCACGCACAGCCACACAGATAGGAACCAAGTCCGTTCAAAAAATCATTAAAGAACTTGGAAATCAATTCGTCATTGTTAGTGGCTTAGCTAGGGGGATAGATACCAGTGCACATATTTCAGCACTAAAAAATGGCGGAGCGACAATAGCAGTTATTGGTTGTGGTCTTGACGTCTATTATCCCAAAGAAAATAAGCAGTTGCAGGAGTATCTTGGAAAAAATCACTTAATCTTGAGCGAATACACAGCATCAGAAGCGCCACTAAAATACCATTTTCCAAAACGCAATCGCATTATCGCAGGATTATCCCAAGGCGTCATAGTAGCAGAAGCTAAATTGCGATCTGGCAGCTTAATTACTTGTGAACGAGCCCTAGAAGAAGGACGAGACGTTTTTGCCATTCCAGGTAATATTTTAGACGGAAAATCTGACGGATGTCATCATTTAATCAAAGAAGGCGCAAAGTGCATCACATCAGGATTAGATGTCCTTTCAGAGTACCAATTGTAA
- a CDS encoding sugar O-acetyltransferase: protein MTSEKEKMLAGQLYDAGDSDLLAMRLHARKQITLFNNEEDRQKRKEIIKSLFGSTGDNLLMEQRFVCDYGSNIYVGENFFANYNCTMLDVCEIHIGDNAMIGPNCQFLTPLHPLDAKERISGLEYGAPITIGDNVWLGGGVTILPGITLGNNVVVGAGAVVTKSFGDNVVIAGNPAKIIKTLD, encoded by the coding sequence ATGACAAGCGAAAAAGAAAAAATGCTAGCTGGTCAGCTATATGATGCGGGTGACAGTGATCTACTTGCCATGCGTTTACACGCCCGTAAACAAATCACTCTCTTTAATAATGAAGAAGACCGTCAGAAACGTAAAGAAATTATCAAATCATTATTTGGTTCTACAGGCGATAACTTACTAATGGAGCAGCGTTTTGTCTGCGATTACGGGTCAAATATCTACGTTGGTGAGAACTTTTTCGCTAATTATAACTGTACCATGTTAGATGTCTGCGAGATTCACATTGGAGACAACGCTATGATTGGTCCGAATTGTCAGTTTTTAACTCCTCTTCACCCACTAGATGCGAAAGAACGTATTTCTGGTTTGGAATATGGAGCACCAATCACTATTGGTGATAATGTATGGCTTGGTGGTGGGGTAACCATTCTACCAGGTATCACTTTAGGTAATAATGTCGTCGTTGGTGCTGGCGCTGTTGTAACTAAATCATTTGGAGATAATGTGGTTATCGCTGGAAATCCAGCTAAAATCATCAAAACATTAGATTAA
- a CDS encoding ribonuclease HII, translated as MATVKEIKEALADIDSLDDTRWQAYEEDSRAGVQKAIIQRKKAIQANIDEDLRLEHMLRYEKELYQADYQAIAGIDEVGRGPLAGPVVTACVILSKNCKIKHLNDSKKIPKKHHEEIYEEVLARALGVGIGVIDNTIIDDINIYEATKVGMLQAIDQIKGQVTKPDYLLIDAMHLDTDIPQQSLIKGDANSLSIAAASIVAKVTRDRMMADYAKEYPGYAFEKNVGYGTKDHLAGLKEHGITPIHRKTFEPIKSMLKEN; from the coding sequence ATGGCGACCGTTAAAGAAATCAAAGAAGCGCTAGCTGACATTGACAGTCTTGACGATACACGCTGGCAAGCCTACGAGGAAGATAGCCGAGCAGGCGTGCAAAAAGCTATCATCCAGCGTAAAAAGGCTATTCAAGCCAATATCGACGAAGACTTGCGCTTAGAACATATGCTGCGCTACGAAAAAGAGCTTTATCAAGCAGACTACCAAGCTATCGCAGGAATTGATGAAGTTGGCCGTGGCCCTCTTGCTGGACCAGTGGTGACTGCTTGCGTCATCCTTTCTAAGAATTGTAAAATCAAACATCTTAATGATTCTAAAAAAATCCCTAAAAAGCATCACGAGGAAATTTATGAAGAAGTCCTTGCGCGTGCTTTAGGAGTTGGTATTGGTGTAATTGATAATACTATCATCGATGATATCAACATTTATGAAGCGACAAAAGTTGGTATGCTCCAAGCAATTGACCAAATCAAGGGACAAGTGACTAAGCCTGATTATCTTTTGATTGATGCCATGCACTTAGACACTGACATCCCACAGCAATCACTCATCAAAGGAGATGCTAATTCTCTCTCAATTGCGGCAGCTTCTATCGTTGCTAAAGTCACTCGTGACCGCATGATGGCAGATTACGCCAAAGAGTATCCTGGCTATGCTTTTGAAAAAAATGTTGGTTATGGTACTAAAGATCATCTTGCAGGTCTCAAAGAACACGGTATTACACCAATTCACCGTAAAACATTTGAACCGATTAAATCCATGTTGAAGGAGAACTAA
- the ylqF gene encoding ribosome biogenesis GTPase YlqF, producing the protein MVTIQWFPGHMSKARRQVQENIKHVDFVTILVDSRLPLSSQNPMLTKIVGDKPKLMILNKADLADSNRTKEWRRYFESQGIKTLAVNSKEQATVKLVTEAAKSLMADKLTKLRERGIQKETLRTMIIGIPNAGKSTLMNRLAGKKIAVVGNKPGVTKGQQWLKSNKDLEILDTPGILWPKFEDEVVGLKLALTGAIKDQLLPMDEVTIFGLNFFKEHYPERLIERYKGIDLEEEAPEIIIAMTQKLGFRDDYDRFYALFVKDVREGKLGRYTLDIVEEVENGDR; encoded by the coding sequence ATGGTTACTATTCAATGGTTCCCAGGTCACATGTCTAAAGCTCGTAGACAAGTGCAAGAAAATATTAAACACGTGGATTTCGTGACTATTTTAGTCGATTCGCGTTTGCCACTATCAAGTCAAAATCCGATGCTAACTAAAATCGTTGGTGATAAACCAAAACTTATGATTTTAAATAAAGCTGATTTGGCTGATAGCAATCGTACAAAAGAATGGCGTCGTTATTTTGAAAGCCAAGGAATTAAAACTCTTGCTGTCAACTCAAAAGAACAAGCTACTGTAAAATTAGTTACAGAAGCAGCTAAATCTTTAATGGCTGACAAATTGACTAAATTGCGTGAACGTGGTATTCAAAAAGAAACCCTTCGTACGATGATTATTGGTATTCCAAATGCAGGTAAATCAACTCTTATGAACCGTTTAGCTGGTAAGAAAATCGCCGTTGTCGGAAATAAACCAGGGGTTACTAAAGGGCAACAATGGCTTAAATCAAATAAAGATTTGGAAATTCTTGACACCCCAGGGATTCTTTGGCCAAAATTTGAAGACGAAGTGGTTGGTCTAAAACTTGCTCTTACCGGAGCCATCAAAGACCAACTCTTACCAATGGACGAAGTAACTATCTTTGGACTTAATTTCTTCAAAGAACATTATCCAGAACGTTTGATTGAACGTTATAAAGGCATTGACTTGGAAGAAGAGGCACCAGAAATTATCATAGCCATGACACAAAAACTTGGTTTCCGTGATGACTATGACCGTTTTTACGCTCTTTTTGTCAAAGATGTTCGTGAAGGTAAACTTGGACGCTATACATTAGACATTGTAGAAGAGGTTGAAAATGGCGACCGTTAA
- a CDS encoding DUF4231 domain-containing protein, which yields MDDYKGLTSKTYLSERLEQTIKSYDKKARFHRAWFIVFKVIQIITLALIPILATLPIPCFKLLAVVIASLVLVLEALIALSSHKDKWQLYQETSKTLASEKFAFETKAGIYQEKSDDERFSLLVERCEVIVKYRN from the coding sequence ATGGACGATTACAAAGGATTAACAAGTAAAACGTATCTTTCAGAGCGTTTAGAGCAAACAATTAAAAGCTATGATAAGAAAGCTCGTTTTCATCGTGCTTGGTTTATCGTGTTTAAAGTTATTCAAATCATTACCTTAGCTTTAATCCCGATTTTAGCTACTTTACCAATTCCTTGCTTTAAATTGTTGGCAGTAGTTATTGCTTCTTTAGTTCTCGTTCTCGAAGCTCTCATTGCACTTTCAAGTCATAAAGATAAATGGCAACTTTATCAAGAAACTTCAAAAACGCTCGCTTCAGAAAAATTTGCCTTTGAGACTAAAGCTGGTATCTATCAGGAAAAATCAGATGATGAACGTTTTTCACTCTTGGTTGAACGCTGTGAAGTGATTGTTAAGTATCGCAATTAA
- a CDS encoding sensor histidine kinase: protein MIKAKKIKTLKQRIFQTVIEVIVGIVLVICFILTLTSVLAYTKQISLSNQLNISLSDKISKDMIVKEMTKVPYDYVLYDQTGKVIKRTNVTEDLMYYQKAFKERKNLNENGVTYYLAQNSHYVLVVRQSSIPEFSNHALRSISYNTLTYIIFIIGFLLVLIFAITRLLKEFTSNFYAIQKSTQNMGTKSHSDFLEYSRIAEFDDTLTVLAQKSDELAKLIERERSEKKDLSFQIAALAHDVKTPLTVIKGNIELIEMTPLNEQQTSFLTSINNSLLVFENYFNAMLNYSRRLSDNDHKEKLFLKPFLADLSVKIEDILKLNAIDFKMRNTCATNSFLANSLNLKRALINILVNATQHAPKGKIRLSISEDDSHLIFSIWNDGQPFSDEALKNAAKFFFTEHNSRSEKHYGIGLSFAKGIAEKHHGGLRISNPSMGGAEVILSIKK from the coding sequence ATGATTAAAGCAAAAAAGATTAAAACATTAAAACAACGCATTTTTCAAACCGTCATTGAAGTGATTGTCGGAATTGTCCTTGTTATCTGTTTTATTTTAACCTTAACAAGTGTCCTTGCCTATACTAAACAAATTAGTCTCAGCAATCAGCTAAATATTAGTCTTTCAGATAAGATCTCTAAAGATATGATTGTCAAAGAAATGACGAAAGTACCTTATGACTACGTTTTATATGACCAGACTGGGAAGGTCATTAAGCGAACAAATGTCACTGAGGATTTGATGTATTACCAAAAAGCTTTTAAAGAGAGAAAAAACTTAAACGAAAATGGGGTTACCTATTACCTTGCCCAAAATTCGCACTACGTTTTAGTTGTCCGACAATCTAGCATACCAGAGTTTTCAAATCATGCGCTTCGCTCAATTTCGTACAATACGCTGACTTACATCATCTTTATCATCGGCTTTTTGCTGGTTCTTATTTTTGCAATCACAAGACTGCTCAAAGAATTCACTTCAAATTTTTATGCTATCCAAAAATCAACTCAAAATATGGGAACTAAGTCTCACTCAGATTTCCTAGAGTATTCTAGAATTGCGGAATTTGATGACACCTTAACTGTTTTAGCACAAAAAAGTGATGAATTAGCTAAACTGATTGAAAGAGAAAGAAGTGAAAAGAAAGATTTATCTTTTCAAATTGCTGCCTTAGCTCACGATGTCAAAACTCCGTTAACGGTCATTAAGGGAAATATCGAACTGATTGAAATGACACCACTTAACGAACAACAAACGAGTTTTCTAACATCAATCAATAATAGCCTTTTAGTATTTGAAAACTATTTCAACGCAATGCTTAACTATAGTCGTCGATTAAGCGATAACGACCATAAAGAAAAGCTATTCTTAAAGCCTTTTTTAGCTGATTTATCGGTAAAAATTGAAGATATTCTAAAACTAAATGCAATTGATTTCAAGATGAGAAATACCTGTGCTACCAATTCTTTTTTAGCAAATAGCTTAAATCTTAAACGTGCACTGATTAATATCCTAGTAAACGCTACTCAACATGCCCCAAAAGGAAAAATTCGCCTTAGCATTTCAGAAGATGATAGTCATCTCATATTCTCCATTTGGAATGATGGTCAACCATTTTCAGATGAAGCTCTTAAAAATGCCGCAAAATTTTTCTTCACTGAACATAATAGCAGAAGCGAAAAACACTATGGTATTGGACTATCTTTTGCGAAAGGCATAGCTGAAAAACATCATGGAGGTTTAAGAATTTCAAATCCTAGTATGGGTGGAGCAGAAGTCATTCTCTCCATTAAAAAATAA
- a CDS encoding response regulator transcription factor, translating to MYKILVVDDDFEILKLMTNIFEMQNYAVTTYQVVNSSIDINDFMGFDLILLDVMMPNVDGMALCQEIRHRIATPIIFVSAKDSEEDIISGLKLGGDDYITKPFSIKQLVAKVEAHLKREERLKQAKKDFQEFKREFSTMTFYLQEKSIYINGERVPLTSREYHILELLSSQPKKVFTRENIYEGVYNDDSDTLFRSISEYVYQIRQKFSLYDINPIKTVRGVGYQWHD from the coding sequence GTGTACAAAATTTTAGTTGTGGACGACGATTTTGAAATTTTAAAACTAATGACTAATATTTTTGAAATGCAAAATTATGCTGTAACAACTTATCAAGTAGTAAACTCTTCTATTGATATCAATGATTTTATGGGATTTGACTTAATTTTACTCGATGTTATGATGCCAAATGTGGATGGCATGGCTCTTTGCCAAGAAATTCGCCATCGTATTGCAACACCAATTATCTTTGTTAGTGCTAAAGATAGCGAAGAAGATATCATTTCTGGTCTCAAACTCGGTGGCGATGACTACATCACCAAACCATTTAGTATTAAACAACTAGTCGCAAAAGTGGAAGCACATTTAAAAAGGGAAGAACGCCTTAAGCAGGCAAAAAAAGACTTTCAAGAATTTAAACGTGAATTTTCTACAATGACATTTTACTTGCAAGAAAAAAGCATTTACATTAATGGTGAACGCGTTCCTCTAACCAGTCGTGAATACCATATTCTAGAGCTCTTGTCTAGCCAGCCTAAAAAAGTTTTTACACGTGAAAATATCTACGAAGGCGTATATAACGATGATTCGGATACTCTTTTTAGATCTATTTCAGAATATGTTTATCAAATTCGTCAAAAATTTTCTCTCTATGACATTAATCCTATAAAAACAGTTCGAGGAGTGGGATATCAGTGGCATGATTAA